The proteins below come from a single Salinilacihabitans rarus genomic window:
- a CDS encoding helix-turn-helix domain-containing protein: MSVQTSRSGQLEESEVFHILGNDRRRAIVQILAERRNHVGVSDVATEIASQESDSTPVPNNLYKSVYVSLQQTHLPQLEEDDVIEYDPEGKTISPGPHFDDVLTYVDGDHGDGAAVLRLHLGLCVFGLALIALTGLDLPVVSALDPVLASVFVFLVVAASSLYSLLG, from the coding sequence CTGTCGGTTCAGACGAGCCGGTCGGGGCAGCTCGAGGAAAGCGAGGTATTTCACATACTCGGCAACGATCGCCGGCGGGCGATCGTCCAGATCCTGGCCGAACGGCGGAACCACGTCGGCGTCTCCGACGTCGCCACGGAGATCGCAAGTCAGGAGTCGGACTCGACGCCCGTCCCCAACAACCTCTACAAGAGCGTCTACGTCTCGCTCCAGCAGACGCATCTCCCCCAACTGGAGGAGGACGACGTCATCGAGTACGACCCCGAGGGGAAGACGATCTCCCCGGGGCCGCACTTCGACGACGTGCTCACGTACGTCGACGGCGACCACGGCGACGGGGCGGCCGTCCTGCGCCTTCACCTCGGCCTGTGCGTGTTCGGCCTCGCGCTCATCGCCCTCACGGGACTCGACCTCCCCGTGGTGTCCGCGCTCGATCCCGTCCTCGCGAGCGTCTTCGTGTTCCTCGTCGTCGCCGCGAGCAGCCTCTACTCCTTGCTGGGTTGA
- a CDS encoding winged helix-turn-helix domain-containing protein has product MSTQANDARTESGVEPAAQLEVLGDECARTILVATSAGPRTAKELTARTDCSSATVYRRINNLLESDLLAECIRFEEDGTHTTAYEATVDHLSVEIGTDGIDVSVSRPEERS; this is encoded by the coding sequence ATGTCAACACAGGCGAACGACGCGAGAACCGAATCGGGCGTCGAGCCCGCGGCACAGCTCGAAGTCCTCGGCGACGAGTGCGCGCGGACGATTCTCGTCGCGACGAGCGCCGGTCCGCGGACCGCGAAGGAACTGACCGCGCGGACCGACTGCTCGTCGGCGACGGTCTATCGACGAATCAACAACCTCCTCGAGAGCGACCTGCTCGCGGAGTGCATCCGCTTCGAGGAGGACGGCACGCACACGACGGCGTACGAGGCGACGGTCGATCACCTCAGCGTTGAGATAGGAACGGACGGGATCGACGTCTCCGTCTCGCGACCCGAGGAGCGATCCTGA
- a CDS encoding DUF1616 domain-containing protein: MSLRTKTETRFRYVLRYPTDLAAVSVLAVLGYLAATAYPTGSTLRLTAALALVAVLPGYALVSALFPAQARRARPDAATAVERRPGGIDTVERLGLSVPLSLIVAALAVLALPLADRGLAAEPVVGALALVAVALAQVGAVRRLRVPEPDRYTVSPLLAIRRLRESTEGAVATATSVLLVLAVVAAAGALLVAFVAPMSASSYSELEIYTADESGELVAGAFPDAVEPGESIPVTFVVENYEGEETEYTLVVQEQVIEDGEVVERTELRTVDVLVTHGDGGWVTAEREVTPTADPGETVRVSFLLFEGDPPAEPTNENAYEDVYFWTTVAEDEDAASAAADEGAGGGDGGDEAGTDEDDGGGEDAGGDDDDEDDDDDDDDSFSFDDLFDDEDDEDEDDLFDDEDEDDE, translated from the coding sequence ATGAGCCTGCGGACGAAGACGGAGACGCGGTTCCGGTACGTCCTCCGGTATCCGACGGACCTCGCGGCGGTCTCGGTGCTCGCGGTCCTCGGGTACCTCGCCGCGACGGCGTACCCGACGGGGAGTACCCTCCGGCTGACGGCGGCGCTCGCGCTCGTGGCCGTCCTCCCGGGATACGCGCTCGTCTCGGCGCTCTTTCCGGCCCAGGCCCGTCGCGCCCGGCCCGACGCCGCGACCGCCGTGGAGCGGCGGCCGGGCGGGATCGACACCGTCGAACGCCTCGGCCTCTCGGTGCCGCTCTCGCTGATCGTCGCGGCGCTTGCCGTCCTCGCGCTGCCGCTGGCCGACCGGGGACTGGCCGCGGAACCCGTCGTCGGTGCGCTCGCGCTCGTGGCCGTCGCCCTCGCGCAGGTCGGGGCCGTCCGCCGGCTTCGGGTACCCGAACCCGACCGGTACACGGTGTCGCCGCTGCTGGCGATCCGGCGGCTCCGCGAGTCGACGGAGGGTGCCGTCGCCACCGCGACCTCGGTGCTGCTCGTCCTCGCGGTCGTCGCGGCCGCGGGCGCGCTGCTCGTGGCGTTCGTCGCGCCGATGTCCGCCAGCAGCTACAGCGAACTGGAGATCTACACCGCAGACGAGAGCGGCGAACTCGTCGCCGGCGCGTTCCCGGACGCGGTCGAACCCGGCGAGTCGATCCCCGTCACGTTCGTCGTGGAGAACTACGAGGGCGAGGAGACCGAGTACACGCTCGTCGTTCAGGAGCAGGTGATCGAGGACGGGGAGGTGGTCGAGCGGACGGAACTCCGGACCGTCGACGTGCTCGTCACCCACGGCGACGGGGGCTGGGTGACCGCCGAGCGAGAGGTCACCCCGACGGCCGATCCCGGCGAGACCGTCCGCGTCAGCTTCCTGCTGTTCGAGGGCGATCCGCCCGCGGAGCCGACCAACGAGAACGCCTACGAGGACGTCTACTTCTGGACGACCGTCGCCGAGGACGAGGACGCCGCGTCCGCGGCGGCCGACGAGGGCGCCGGCGGCGGCGACGGCGGCGACGAGGCCGGAACGGACGAGGACGACGGCGGGGGCGAAGACGCGGGTGGCGACGACGATGACGAGGACGACGATGACGACGATGACGACTCGTTCAGCTTCGACGACCTCTTCGACGACGAGGACGACGAGGACGAAGACGACCTCTTCGACGACGAGGACGAAGACGACGAGTGA
- a CDS encoding DUF7344 domain-containing protein — MTDAGLTQAELFDVFSNARRRRTVEYLKRQNGSCDLSSLVEHVAAWENDADPEEVTRAQRRRVYISLYQTHLPMLEDHGIIDWDPDGHEIELLPSEETFEPYLDGVGDDRPWHYAYATATVAAAVALGLSWLSVGSLSVALAPWVALALCCVVLFLALAQRVSRRSSLPVLVPLVRR, encoded by the coding sequence ATGACCGACGCCGGCCTCACGCAGGCGGAGCTGTTCGACGTGTTCAGCAACGCCCGCAGACGACGGACCGTCGAGTACCTGAAACGGCAGAACGGCTCCTGTGACCTCTCGTCGCTCGTCGAGCACGTCGCGGCGTGGGAGAACGACGCCGACCCGGAGGAGGTGACCCGCGCGCAGCGCCGGCGCGTCTACATCTCGCTGTACCAGACACACCTCCCGATGCTCGAGGACCACGGGATCATCGACTGGGATCCCGACGGCCACGAGATCGAGTTGCTGCCCAGCGAGGAGACGTTCGAGCCGTACCTCGACGGCGTCGGGGACGACCGCCCCTGGCACTACGCCTACGCGACCGCGACCGTCGCCGCCGCCGTCGCGCTGGGGCTGTCGTGGCTGTCCGTCGGGTCGCTGTCGGTCGCGCTCGCCCCGTGGGTCGCGCTCGCGCTGTGTTGTGTCGTCCTCTTCCTCGCGCTCGCCCAGCGCGTCTCGCGGCGCTCCAGCCTCCCCGTCCTCGTCCCGCTCGTGCGCCGCTAG
- a CDS encoding PadR family transcriptional regulator, with the protein MHDLTGFQRDLLYVIAGADRPSGQSVKEEVEKYYSSEINHGRLYPNLDTLVNKELVEKGQLDRRTNYYAITEEGRQRIHERREWEEQYVDF; encoded by the coding sequence ATGCACGACCTGACCGGCTTCCAGCGGGACCTCCTGTACGTGATCGCAGGTGCGGACCGTCCGTCTGGACAGAGCGTCAAAGAAGAGGTCGAGAAGTACTACAGCTCCGAGATCAACCACGGACGACTGTACCCGAACCTCGACACCCTCGTCAACAAGGAGCTGGTCGAGAAAGGCCAGCTCGACCGACGGACGAACTACTACGCGATCACCGAGGAGGGTCGCCAGCGAATTCACGAACGCCGCGAGTGGGAGGAGCAGTACGTCGACTTCTGA